GGCCCATTTTAAAAacacttgttataataataaatgcacAGTTTCAAAAACAAGTTTAtgatcagccaatcaaattgaatgatttcagtagctttaaattGTTCAAAGTCACTATTATAACAGGTTTTTTGAAAGAGGCCACAATATTGTAGATGTGACCATAACATAAACTTCAGTGATTTTTTAagcatatacagtgcgtcccacaaaaaacgaaaccgagatttatcgatgatttatcataacttaatcgcaaatacaatagacaaatgacctaccatttaaaagcttagaatctcctctttcatctgaaattaattagattatttctcattcacgcatgagtgaacaaaaacaatttgaaaaggggaaaccaaaaagtcacttggcgggccgtatctgggttttaaaaagaaaaccacatttttaaaaagttcaatatctgttctttaattttatacctcaattacagaaaatggtcaagaaataacaaagttctggttatttgaaataaggcttgaatttcaataatttcataaaatgaagaggttttacaggcaagcgttcaaactcactcgacactccgttttgttgacgctcagccatgcattaagtcttttgttaccgtgcgatagcttcagtgggaaaccggtgaaaacacgtttatttaatgaaattatgaaattacaagcattgtttcgagggatcataacttttttactacttgaccattttttgtgatttaggtatcaaagaaaagaatagatatttaactttttagtcatgtgattttctttttgaaattcagatacccccgccaaatgagtttttggcatcctttcttcgaattgtttttgctcaatcatgcgtgaatgaggaataatctaagtaataccagatgaaagaggagattctaagctttacattggtaggtcatatgtctattttatttatgattaagttatgataaatcatcgctaaatatcggtttcgttttttctgggacgcactgcaTATATATCTGAAATGTGCTTTTCTCAATTCAGCCTTGCTGTAGAACGATCATTCTACACTTTGTCTAGAATTATATAAAACGACAATCGACGATGACACGATGCTTATCTGACCTGGATAAGGTATGATCGGGAGTGACTAGCTGAGCTTTTACTTTAGTACCCCAACTGATATCTTTCAAATACTGACATACTATGGCACCTGGTGAAACAGTGATATTGACATCGTAATGTATACAAATGAGAAAGCTAGTGAGTGCACACAGTTCTTTTTgtgttcagtttttttttatatcaaacaaTTACCATTTTTCCTCAAATAAGATAGAGCTTGGTTTAATTCCTTATGAAACATCGGTTGTTACTTTAATTTATCATCTTCCCCTAGAGGGATTCTTTACCctcaataaataattgaattatacaTACTAATAGAAATATATGATATAAGAAAATACTAATTGAATAATTAACGTGTAACATCATTAGCACTCACATATACATACAGCCCAGGATGTGCCAATAACTGTGTTCTGAAAATAAATGCAACTTTAAGATGTCAAAATTTCTCTTATTTGCACATTTGATTAGGATGAGAATATAGGTGTAATGCTCGTGCTTGtatgatttttccctattgctTGTGAGTACATGGTGTTTAATGAGTGCTTCtcatttgcaattgattttagttTTTCGAAACAAACTTCAGCAATAAAGCATTTGAATAATAAGATTCAACAGGAATGGATGTAATATGGAATTCCATGAGAAAAGATATGCAGGGCatcaatttcttttcatattattaAGTCAGTAAAGACGGATTTTTCATAGTTTCAATATGAATGTCAACTTTCATTTGATTATTTGGAAATCAACCTGTTGTTTCTCAATTGCATTTACACAGACTGCAGTCTTATTAGTGACAATATTACATCTTGAGTACGTCGAGGGATATCGTGTTATAATCTCCATTATTATCTCTGGGTCTGAACGATTTTCTCGACCGGTCTAATTTATCGTAACTTTCTTCAGCTGCAAGGATATTATGCGGAGAAACCTCAGAGCCCAAACCATCATGTACAAAAATGGCATCATATCCTCCCCTTTGTGTTGAAAGACCTTTCTGCACCATCCTTTCGTCGACGGCGGGTGCGGATCTCTCCTGTATCAACTCTTTGGATGGCAGAGGCCTGTTCGCAATGAGGTCAGGAACATTCCCATCTGGCATCATCGATCTTGGTTGGACCGTGTTTGGGCTATCATCCAGCTTAAAATAATAAGGATCTGCATCGGGTGACTGGCGATCTCGGCCACCGGAGAGGGCGTGTGTCTGCTGCGGTTCTCTTGCATGATTGATTCGTGGCGTTCCTACAATGGCTGAACCATGGTGTGGCAAGTGGTATTCGTGATTTACTGCCTGTGTTATACCACCAGTTCGAGGATGGTTAGGTGGGGTTGGGTGTTTTGGATCGCCTTCAGGACGACTTTTTATCAGGCCCATGTATCCTCTGAGGTTGTCGTCGTTATCAGCAGTCTTGTCACTTCTGCTTGGATATGCCTCTGACTGCGCATATGGAATGACTTGCGGTTTTCTGCTGACTGGAGTGGAGGGTTGTGTCGTGTTGTGTGACGGACCGGCGTAGTGGTGTGCGTTGTCATGCTGATTTGGTCGTGATACCTTAATTTGTTCGCAACACTGGTGGCCGGTGTTCGTGCATGTGCATATAGCACCTATAACGCAAAATTAAGAGGAAAAACAGAGGATAattggaaagaaaataaaacctCAGTACGAGTAGGTGAATTCGATTGTAAATGCTAAATATATCGGAAATATACtgtattaatttgaaaatttaaaagaatCATGATTCACTGTATCAAActgaaaattgttttaaaagaaaatggaaaatagcCATTTGTACAACG
This genomic interval from Lytechinus pictus isolate F3 Inbred chromosome 3, Lp3.0, whole genome shotgun sequence contains the following:
- the LOC129257097 gene encoding uncharacterized protein LOC129257097 gives rise to the protein MRIVSLVCFLSGLSVRDVTSNPVNCADHGQWLGTSINCLQIGPQPKREKPELPEKPERPERPERPEFPESELYEPEEPDIEEPEYRGLGWGTPRPCPPGNKNCNRGGNGGSHGVMGVYKAAAFIGVAILIAILVTILSLVIYCVWKRRRDIRPTHINNGIKISNASNGYATPGGKCSLGVGGSGAICTCTNTGHQCCEQIKVSRPNQHDNAHHYAGPSHNTTQPSTPVSRKPQVIPYAQSEAYPSRSDKTADNDDNLRGYMGLIKSRPEGDPKHPTPPNHPRTGGITQAVNHEYHLPHHGSAIVGTPRINHAREPQQTHALSGGRDRQSPDADPYYFKLDDSPNTVQPRSMMPDGNVPDLIANRPLPSKELIQERSAPAVDERMVQKGLSTQRGGYDAIFVHDGLGSEVSPHNILAAEESYDKLDRSRKSFRPRDNNGDYNTISLDVLKM